From one Cyprinus carpio isolate SPL01 chromosome B3, ASM1834038v1, whole genome shotgun sequence genomic stretch:
- the LOC122136717 gene encoding gastrula zinc finger protein XlCGF57.1-like isoform X1, which translates to MYNSHPLSIPFFLKEHTRANSETDTCFCDTLLLSHSSSVINAGVSPSVHKRRRASNHQEELKSVKTEFIKEDREKMRDPEPCRIKHTEDTQELTELFEENGEFSEVEEKINVKTGEKPLSCSQTKQKDLRQRRAKKSFICTQCGKSLTNKHILDVHMRVHTGEKPFTCDQCGRSFTQKGNLMEHMKIHTGEKLYACDQCNKAFLRASELKEHLRVHTKEKPHSCHLCGKRFSLLQHLKKHQKIHTAVREYMCFECEKTFTTAQCLKQHERIHTGEKPYTCDQCGKSFTQKGHLSEHIRFHTGEKLYACDQCGKSFTLKGHLTKHMRVHTGEKPYTCVQCGKSFTHSTSLKRHMNIHTREKLHACDQCGTTFLRASDLKKHLRVHSKEKPHLCNLCGKRFSCLQYLKRHQKIHAGVREYMCFECEKTFTTANCLKQHERIHTGEKPYMCSHCNKRFSRSGHLKTHERIHTGEKQYNSVNFIDE; encoded by the exons ATGTACAATTCCCATCCCCTCTCCATCCCTTTTTTTCTCAAAGAGCATACAAGAGCAAACTCAGAAACTGATACATGTTTTTGTGATACACTCCTCCTCTCTCACAGTAGTTCAGTAATAAATGCAGGAGTATCTCCATCAGTTCACAAGAGAAGACGAGCATCAAATCATCAGGAAGAGCTGAAATCTGTaaagactgagtttattaaagaggaccgagagaaaatgagagatccagaaccctgcagaatcaaacacactgaagatactCAAGAACTAACAG agttgTTTGAGGAGAATGGAGAGTTCAGTGAAGTTGAGgagaaaattaatgttaaaactggagaaaaacctttgagttgctctcaaaccaaacagaaagatttaagGCAAAGAAGAGCCAAGAAATCCTTCatctgcactcagtgtggaaagagtctgacaaacaaacatattcttgatgttcacatgagagttcatactggagagaaaccgttcacatgtgatcagtgcggaaggagtttcacacaaaaaggaaaccttatggagcatatgaaaattcatactggagagaaactgtacgCATGTGATCAGTGCAACAAAGCATTTTTGAGAGCTTCAGAGCTGAAGGAGCACCTgagagttcatacaaaggagaaaccacattcatgtcatttgtgtggaaagagattTTCATTACTACAACATcttaaaaaacatcagaaaatacatactgctgtcagagagtacatgtgctttgagtgtgaaaagacttttactacagcacagtgtttaaaacagcatgagaggatccacactggggAAAAAccttacacatgtgatcagtgcggaaagagtttcacacaaaaaggacacctttcagaacatattagatttcatactggagagaaactgtatgcatgtgatcaatgtgggaagagtttcacactaaAAGGACACCTTACCAAAcatatgagagttcatactggagagaaaccctaCACTTGtgttcagtgtggaaagagtttcacacactCAACAAGCCTTAAGAGACACATGAACATTCACACTAGAGAGAAACTGCatgcatgtgatcagtgtggcaCAACATTTTTGAGAGCTTCAGACCTGAAGAAACACCTGAGAGTTCATTCAAAGGAGAAGCCACATTTAtgtaatttgtgtggaaagagattTTCATGTCTACAATATTTGAAAAGACATCAGAAAATACACGctggtgtgagagagtacatgtgctttgagtgtgaaaagacttttactacagcaaactgtttaaaacagcatgagaggatccacactggagagaaaccttacatgtgttcacactgcaacaagagattcagtcggtcaggacacctgaaaacacatgagaggattcacactggagagaaacagtACAACAGTGTCAATTTCATTGACGAATGA
- the LOC122136717 gene encoding gastrula zinc finger protein XlCGF57.1-like isoform X2, producing MRDPEPCRIKHTEDTQELTELFEENGEFSEVEEKINVKTGEKPLSCSQTKQKDLRQRRAKKSFICTQCGKSLTNKHILDVHMRVHTGEKPFTCDQCGRSFTQKGNLMEHMKIHTGEKLYACDQCNKAFLRASELKEHLRVHTKEKPHSCHLCGKRFSLLQHLKKHQKIHTAVREYMCFECEKTFTTAQCLKQHERIHTGEKPYTCDQCGKSFTQKGHLSEHIRFHTGEKLYACDQCGKSFTLKGHLTKHMRVHTGEKPYTCVQCGKSFTHSTSLKRHMNIHTREKLHACDQCGTTFLRASDLKKHLRVHSKEKPHLCNLCGKRFSCLQYLKRHQKIHAGVREYMCFECEKTFTTANCLKQHERIHTGEKPYMCSHCNKRFSRSGHLKTHERIHTGEKQYNSVNFIDE from the exons atgagagatccagaaccctgcagaatcaaacacactgaagatactCAAGAACTAACAG agttgTTTGAGGAGAATGGAGAGTTCAGTGAAGTTGAGgagaaaattaatgttaaaactggagaaaaacctttgagttgctctcaaaccaaacagaaagatttaagGCAAAGAAGAGCCAAGAAATCCTTCatctgcactcagtgtggaaagagtctgacaaacaaacatattcttgatgttcacatgagagttcatactggagagaaaccgttcacatgtgatcagtgcggaaggagtttcacacaaaaaggaaaccttatggagcatatgaaaattcatactggagagaaactgtacgCATGTGATCAGTGCAACAAAGCATTTTTGAGAGCTTCAGAGCTGAAGGAGCACCTgagagttcatacaaaggagaaaccacattcatgtcatttgtgtggaaagagattTTCATTACTACAACATcttaaaaaacatcagaaaatacatactgctgtcagagagtacatgtgctttgagtgtgaaaagacttttactacagcacagtgtttaaaacagcatgagaggatccacactggggAAAAAccttacacatgtgatcagtgcggaaagagtttcacacaaaaaggacacctttcagaacatattagatttcatactggagagaaactgtatgcatgtgatcaatgtgggaagagtttcacactaaAAGGACACCTTACCAAAcatatgagagttcatactggagagaaaccctaCACTTGtgttcagtgtggaaagagtttcacacactCAACAAGCCTTAAGAGACACATGAACATTCACACTAGAGAGAAACTGCatgcatgtgatcagtgtggcaCAACATTTTTGAGAGCTTCAGACCTGAAGAAACACCTGAGAGTTCATTCAAAGGAGAAGCCACATTTAtgtaatttgtgtggaaagagattTTCATGTCTACAATATTTGAAAAGACATCAGAAAATACACGctggtgtgagagagtacatgtgctttgagtgtgaaaagacttttactacagcaaactgtttaaaacagcatgagaggatccacactggagagaaaccttacatgtgttcacactgcaacaagagattcagtcggtcaggacacctgaaaacacatgagaggattcacactggagagaaacagtACAACAGTGTCAATTTCATTGACGAATGA